ATTAGGAATTAGGCAGAAAGAATATCCAACATTACAAATATCTTACTAGTAATTTACACTTATAATTTATAGTAATTCCACATTTATATAGTTATAAGACACATAAGACAGTAATTACACATTTGTAAATATCTAGATCAATAGCGAATAGGTTTTAAGAACTAATTCAACTAGTCTGTGGTATGCAGAATTAAAAGATGGGTTCCATgattcccttccctttggtaaccacacatcCTTGTGTAATTCCCTCCCCTTGAATACAGGTGGAATCTGTAACTTGCTTCTAAATAACAGAATATAGTACAAGTGAAACAATTTTGCAGGTGTAATTAAGGTAGTTACTTAGTTGACTCTGTATTAATCAAAAGATTATCCTGGGTGGGCCTGACTTAATTAGGTGAAACTTTTAAAAGAGAGTGTGGAGGTGATTAGAGAGGTTCTCCCTGTAAGTAAAAGCTGTCATGTTGTGAGAGGGTCTGTGAGAAGGCCATGTCTGTAAGAAGGCCATTTGGCAAGGGAGTGTGGGCAGCTTCTAGGAGCTGAAGGCAGCCACTGGCTGACAGACTGCAAGGATACCTTGGTCCTACAACCTCAAGAAATCAATTCTGTCAACAACCATGCAAGCTTGGAAGAATATTCTGACCTCCAAAATGGAGCAAAGATTGGCCAACatcttcatttttgccttgtGAGACCCTGACCAAGAGCACCCACTTAAGACAATGCCCAGACTCCAAACCCATGGAAATgatgagataataaatgcataTTGTAGAAAATATATTGTCCGAAGTTGGCTTTAGCTATACTCAGTCTGGTCAAAGAATTAAAAGGATAAACAcagcaaaaattagaaaatattaaaaaatgattcagTTGTCATTTGCAAGTCAAACAAAGCAATTATGTCTTAAAATTTTAGTCTAAATACTTGCAAAGAGTAAAAGTATTTAGCAAATATCTGAACTCTCCATCATACCTAATTTATACTTTAAATAACTTGTTTCATTACATAATGTCAGGTTGTGGCAGAAGTCTACAATATTATTCATGTTAGGacatattttaaactatattccATTACTTAATGCAAATGTTTCAAAAAGAACTATTcgtaaaattttgaaaataaaaaaaatttaataattatacttgaaattatttatttttaaccttaCTATTGGAAACTATTGCTAATTTAGGTTGAGTTAGGAGCAAACTTCCAAAAGAGTTTTCTTCCTTCATGAGAATCCCGACCATTGAAAAGAGGAAGTATGCTACTGTTTTTGCAACCATAGAGAAGTCAGTTAAAACAAATCACTTTTTGCTTATGAAAGGTAAATTTTAAGAACTAAGAAAACTTTGAATAATgaaattataaagttaaaaacacatgttaaaatttaaacaaaacattACTTTTCTGAATAAAGCATTTAGAGTGTTTAGATAGAACAAAGGCTTTAAATTTCAGGTAGAACAACTTGCAGATGTACTATGACGTATTTATTTTCAGATCATCCCTAAAAATTTTGGATTCAATGTTGATATTCTTTAATGGTAAACATAACAATTTTAAACAGGTGACCAAAAAGCAATCATTTATTATTCAAAAGATTACTCAcagcttaaaaatatttcagtttcttagagtatttattttacagaaatagtgtcatggaacagaatagagatcaaTACATATGAATCCAAATAGTTCACTgtaaagaggcagaaaaatatcCTTAAGTGCAGGGATATTGTGTCATGTATTTTGGCTGCTCAAAGACCTTTTTACTGCTTGATATCCATGCCACAAGTAATTGAGATTATCAAATAAGCAATGAGATATTATTATGTTTTAAGTATATGGTCATATTATGATTTTtagaatatgaatttttaaatatttgattttaatctatctctgaaaaagaattaaaatatatgcatGTTATGCAATGCCCAAGTGACAAAAACATATCCCCTAAACTGGAGACTGCCCTACACATATATAATAGAATCAACATTTTATTGATAGTTGTGAGGAAAACAAgttcacttaaaaattaaaaaaatgctttaaaaaaatgtttcaagtatTATACTAAATAATAAGACACTATGCTATTTGCAgatatttgttgcatttttacatctatataaTAAAGCAGACTTCTCCAATGcttataaaaacattttgttgTTAAAAACACTATATCTTAGTTATCCTGCCCCTTAAACTAATTTTGAATAGACAAATTCTCTAGTAAAGTTGTTGGCTTTTCCCATAAATATgccaaaatacaacaaaaacagtaataaatctcaaaataactGAGAATGCAATATAATGAGACCTACTATGTGGCTAAATGCTAAAAATTCTGTAAACTTGGGGTTTAATTCTTTGTATGAGTGGTTCCAAAATCATAAACCAAGGTATTCAGGTTCATTTGTAGAGGTAATACAGTGTATCTGCCCTTTAACCTgtattaataaaaatggaaatttttaattgatctcattcattttattgtttatattagAAGTTACTTTTTTGGTGGAGAGCTAATAAGAGAACACCAAAATGAAAAAGATCAGGTAAGTAGTCTAGTGCATCTTCAGCAATGTGGACCAAAGTAATTTgaaagtcctttaaaaaaaactgtaagtTTAATTGAAATGCTtaacttactttttttaaaaagtagcattgtactttctattttttatatatgaaaatctTAATTAAAACCAGTATTAGAAAATAGAAGCATTTTACTTCTACCATCACTCTTTGACTAGATAATGTGAACTACTTTTCTAGCAGCTTGACCTGGACCCAAATTTGATTGCTATCAAAAACTACACTGTCAAATGTTAGGCTGGGGAGATGAGTGTAATAAATCCACAATtcaatttcaataaaattaataagaaCAACTGTTTAAAGAATCAGTGAGAAAGTAAGTTTGGCTCTTTTGTCatccatatttaatttttaaatggtttatcAATTTCAATCTtacattcattcatacattcatttactcattaagGACTATTTCAGGTAAGGCATACTTCATGTCATAGTTACACTGACCATGCCAACAGACAGCTAAGTGAAAATGTTGTGTAGTGAAATAAAAAGGGCTCTTCTTCAATTAGAAATCGTTTTACTTagtttttataaaagcaaaatacagTAAAATCCCAACTAACAATCAGGATCCTCTAAATCATctaacataatacctctcaaagtgagtcttcaaaaaaattaaatcattgcATTAAATGAATGGATTTAGAAAAGCCAATTTCATTTCAAAGAAACAAGACTCCCTCTAAAAAggattttcatataaaaacaattttgttATTTAACTCAACCATTCGTTAAAATatcagaaaccaaaaaaaaaaaaaatacgtaCACTCTCCTGAAATAACTAAATGATGGGGAAACAGTAAAGgcacaaaaattataaacatattgCAGAATATAAAACTGAATTTTCTTACCCAAAGATGATTTTACAATTGATTTAATTCCTGCATAAACCAATGATCCTTTGTTGCCTGGAGATTTCTGATCCATATCTTCTGTATACTGCTTCATAAGTATTTAAATGCATAGGAAATACTAGTGATGATGCATAATAAAGTATTTCAAAGCTAAATTTGTTTTGATTTACAGCCAATTCATAATAGGCATCACAGTGGAAGTAAATGATTCTTCTCTACTGTAGAGATACAAGGTTCTTTCTCCTATGCATGCTGCAAAGCAATATTTCAAGTTAAACAGCTTCAAACaattttactttgtaattttagTATGTAACTtgtatttacatataaaacattTGGCATTGCATTTACAGACTGACCTCTCAGCAAACCTCAAGAACATTTCTACCTGATTCACCTCACAAAATTCACAACACAAAGGATATAGTGCAGAGTATACCAGAGTGACTTGAGCTGTGGATCTTCATTTCCAGCTAAAATATGGTTTCTCCACACCTGTTCTGTATCAAGTCCATATCTTGATAAAGCCCGAAGGCGCATCTTTGTCGCTATATCCTTTTCTAAAGAATTATCACTTTCTTCTTCTGCACATTCATACAAATGACGACCACAAGCCCACATTAAAGATGTAATTGGGCTCCAGGCAAGTGATATCCTTTCAAAAACCGTGAAGTCAGACATTGTTCGGTTGGGAGTTACAACTATCATTCGATTTTGACTTGTTGGATGCCAAGCAAAGGAAGCAATGTAATTGTCACAAGGTTGCACACTTCTTTCAATTATTGTGGGTTCAGTTTCATCCCCAATGGGAGTGGGCGTGTGCTGCATATCATATAATCTAATAATATTACTATCCCTTGTTAAAGTGGCAAGCAGACCAGTCCTGGTTGGACACCATGCTACTTTTGTTAAGGGTTTTGGTTGCTCAGTCAAAGTCAAAACAGGCTTCTCAAATTTCCTAAGATCCCATATTGCAACCTGACCTTCATAAAAGGAAGCAACACGATCATGGAAGTATGGGTCTACTGTCACCCCCTGAACAGCTTTTGTATTAACAAACATCTTTTGGCTTGTATTCCGAAGATCAAATATGGCTAGGTTACGATGCATACCAGCAAGCAGAAGTTTCTGGTCTCGTGGAAGCCAACAAAGAGAGAGACAAGCATCATTCTGTCCTAATTCATAAAGTGGTTTTGTAACTAATAATGTTGTTTCAGTTTCACCTGCTGAAAGTCTGACTTTCTCCATGGGAACTATATCAGGAGTATATTTGCTACAGATATCCCATATCAGTACTGAAAAATCAGCTCTATGTTTATCTAGACCAGCAGCAAGCCAGTTACTATCCAATGGATTCCATGCAAGAGTATTGCATTGTCGTGCATGTTTTGGAACAAATTCTTTTCCTATCAAATCTCTGAACTTTGAGTTATGATCTTGACCAAGACTTGTAAGAACCACACGACCATTTGCTTGTCCAACTGCTAGGAGACATTCAGGATCATAATTGAGATACCAGGCAACACATTTCATGTAGGGTGTATCTGAATTTATTGATAGTAATGTAGCTGCAGAGTCTTCAGATAAACGTAAAGATCCAGCTTTGAGTTCTGAATTCACAGTAGATTCCACATGATAAAGGCTCAGTTCTGAATCACATACGACAAATCTATCAACCTGGTGTGGTGCCCACAATATATCAGGTTTGGTCCCACTCATGTTTATTGATGTGCTCAAAGAGTCCAGTCAGATCCATTCACTGAAAATCTGTTTAAaaacataaagttttaaaatattaacaaaacacAATTCTAAGCTGAATAAACTATTCAGAAAGTCAGGAAATTCTCTATACAGGTACtctgctttttaatatatttatatttctcctcTCTGCTATGAATTCAAGACAATATCTATTgacaaaaagttaaacagaagaACTTCCTCCAGTAAAATGAGCTGGTAGGAATCTGAGAATTCCATTCTGGCTTTATTTCCCATGATCAACTATCCTAATTGCACGGTTGCTAGTACCTTCAAGTAACCTCAGGGTTAAAATAACTTTGTTGTAGTAAGCAAATTAATAAGTATCATCCCATTGAAGGGGGTATAACTTCATGTTGCTAAGCAATGTTTTAAAACAGCACTATCCGAAAGAACCTTCTCtaatagaaatgttctgtatctgtacTATAATATGGGATCTACTAGACATGTGGCCACTGGGTGCTAGAACTGTGACCAgtgcaaattttatttttaatttaaaaaaaattgtaatataaATAGACACATGTGGTTACCATTAGGGACACTGCAGATTTAAAGTACAATGCCATTAGTAAGACAGAGGTCTCCTCCTCAACTTTCAACAGTAAGAAGTAGCCCTACATGACAGAATAAACAATTAAATGTATAGAGTTGAGTTCTATATCTAGCTCTGATGTGTATTAGCCACATGCCTTGCAAAGGTCTTTGTGTTTGGGGGTTGTTTTGCTTTCTCATCTACGTAACATAACAGTGGGTTGAGATTAGTACTTCCCAAACTTCAGCCATTCATTTACCACCTgtgctatttaaaatttttctttaaactaatttttaaagtCTGAAAATCAATTTCTACG
This portion of the Manis javanica isolate MJ-LG chromosome 6, MJ_LKY, whole genome shotgun sequence genome encodes:
- the MIOS gene encoding GATOR2 complex protein MIOS isoform X2, yielding MSGTKPDILWAPHQVDRFVVCDSELSLYHVESTVNSELKAGSLRLSEDSAATLLSINSDTPYMKCVAWYLNYDPECLLAVGQANGRVVLTSLGQDHNSKFRDLIGKEFVPKHARQCNTLAWNPLDSNWLAAGLDKHRADFSVLIWDICSKYTPDIVPMEKVRLSAGETETTLLVTKPLYELGQNDACLSLCWLPRDQKLLLAGMHRNLAIFDLRNTSQKMFVNTKAVQGVTVDPYFHDRVASFYEGQVAIWDLRKFEKPVLTLTEQPKPLTKVAWCPTRTGLLATLTRDSNIIRLYDMQHTPTPIGDETEPTIIERSVQPCDNYIASFAWHPTSQNRMIVVTPNRTMSDFTVFERISLAWSPITSLMWACGRHLYECAEEESDNSLEKDIATKMRLRALSRYGLDTEQVWRNHILAGNEDPQLKSLWYTLHFMKQYTEDMDQKSPGNKGSLVYAGIKSIVKSSLGMVESSRHNWSGLDKQTDNQNLNEERILALQLCGWIKKGTDIDVGPFLNSLVQEGEWERAAAVALFNLDIRRAIQILNEGASSEKGDLNLNVVAMALSGYTNEKNSLWREMCSTLRLQLNNPYLCVMFAFLTSETGSYDGVLYENKVAVRDRVAFACKFLSDNQLNRYIEKLTNEMKDAGNLEGILLTGLTKDGVDLMESYVDRTGDVQTASYCMLQGSPLDVLKDERVQYWIENYRNLLDAWRFWHKRAEFDIHRSKLDPSSKPLAQVFVSCNFCGKSISYSCSTVPHQGRGFSQYGVSGSPTKSKVTSCPGCRKPLPRCALCLINMGTPVSSCPGGSKSDEKVDLSKDKKLAQFNNWFTWCHNCRHGGHAGHMLSWFRDHAECPVSACTCKCMQLDTTGNLVPAETVQS
- the MIOS gene encoding GATOR2 complex protein MIOS isoform X1; translation: MSGTKPDILWAPHQVDRFVVCDSELSLYHVESTVNSELKAGSLRLSEDSAATLLSINSDTPYMKCVAWYLNYDPECLLAVGQANGRVVLTSLGQDHNSKFRDLIGKEFVPKHARQCNTLAWNPLDSNWLAAGLDKHRADFSVLIWDICSKYTPDIVPMEKVRLSAGETETTLLVTKPLYELGQNDACLSLCWLPRDQKLLLAGMHRNLAIFDLRNTSQKMFVNTKAVQGVTVDPYFHDRVASFYEGQVAIWDLRKFEKPVLTLTEQPKPLTKVAWCPTRTGLLATLTRDSNIIRLYDMQHTPTPIGDETEPTIIERSVQPCDNYIASFAWHPTSQNRMIVVTPNRTMSDFTVFERISLAWSPITSLMWACGRHLYECAEEESDNSLEKDIATKMRLRALSRYGLDTEQVWRNHILAGNEDPQLKSLWYTLHFMKQYTEDMDQKSPGNKGSLVYAGIKSIVKSSLGMVESSRHNWSGLDKQTDNQNLNEERILALQLCGWIKKGTDIDVGPFLNSLVQEGEWERAAAVALFNLDIRRAIQILNEGASSEKGDLNLNVVAMALSGYTNEKNSLWREMCSTLRLQLNNPYLCVMFAFLTSETGSYDGVLYENKVAVRDRVAFACKFLSDNQLNRYIEKLTNEMKDAGNLEGILLTGLTKDGVDLMESYVDRTGDVQTASYCMLQSGPLIELGKLGFKIDALASLKGSPLDVLKDERVQYWIENYRNLLDAWRFWHKRAEFDIHRSKLDPSSKPLAQVFVSCNFCGKSISYSCSTVPHQGRGFSQYGVSGSPTKSKVTSCPGCRKPLPRCALCLINMGTPVSSCPGGSKSDEKVDLSKDKKLAQFNNWFTWCHNCRHGGHAGHMLSWFRDHAECPVSACTCKCMQLDTTGNLVPAETVQS